In Lotus japonicus ecotype B-129 chromosome 5, LjGifu_v1.2, one genomic interval encodes:
- the LOC130717172 gene encoding patatin-like protein 6 isoform X1, whose amino-acid sequence MDCNNLMEMQEPSIETDKLSYEIFSILESKFLFGYDEQKLWFPKQIPTAAAIETQQIPSIAGDGVSAVKNQRGKICILAIDGGGMRGILAGKALAYLETALKKKSGDQDARIADYFDVAAGAGVGGIFTSMLFATKDQQKPIFAAEDTWRFLAEQGRKFYPSGGGNRGFFKRLFGGGSGSSGSATAGLEKTVKEAFTAEDGRSLTLRDTLKPVLIPCYDLSSTAPFLFSRADALESESFDFRLWEVCRATSAEPGVFEPVQMRSVDGQTGCVAVDGGLAMSNPTGAAITHVLHNKQEFPFVRGVEDLLVLSLGTGQLMDVKFDYEHVARWKAKDWARPMARISGDASGDLVDQAVAMAFGHSRSTNYVRIQANGSSMGRCGPNVDTDSSPDNVRMLMGIAEGMLKQENVESVLFGGKKIGEHSNFDKLDWFAGELVQEHQRRSCRIAPTVAFKQATPKCKNMEN is encoded by the exons atgGATTGTAATAATCTCATGGAAATGCAGGAACCGAGCATTGAAACTGATAAGCTCAGCTATGAAATCTTCTCCATTCTTGAGAGCAAGTTTTTGTTTGGTTACGACGAGCAGAAGCTCTGGTTTCCGAAGCAAAtacccaccgccgccgccattGAGACACAGCAGATTCCGAGCATCGCCGGTGATGGAGTCTCCGCTGTTAAGAATCAGAGGGGGAAGATATGTATACTGGCTATCGACGGCGGTGGCATGCGGGGGATCCTCGCCGGGAAAGCTCTGGCCTACCTGGAGACCGCGCTGAAGAAGAAATCCGGCGACCAGGACGCGAGAATCGCTGATTACTTCGACGTCGCCGCCGGGGCTGGTGTTGGTGGGATATTCACCTCGATGCTCTTCGCCACCAAGGACCAGCAGAAACCGATTTTCGCCGCGGAGGATACATGGCGGTTTCTGGCGGAGCAGGGGAGGAAATTCTACCCCAGCGGCGGAGGCAACCGCGGGTTTTTCAAGAGACTGTTTGGCGGAGGGTCTGGGTCGTCAGGGAGCGCGACGGCGGGTTTGGAGAAGACGGTTAAGGAAGCGTTCACGGCGGAGGATGGGCGGAGCTTGACGTTGAGGGACACGCTGAAACCGGTGCTGATTCCTTGCTATGATTTGTCCAGTACGGCGCCGTTTTTGTTCTCACGTGCGGACGCTTTGGAATCGGAGAGCTTTGATTTCCGGTTGTGGGAGGTTTGCCGGGCCACGTCGGCGGAACCAGGTGTTTTTGAGCCGGTTCAGATGCGGTCAGTGGATGGTCAGACCGGGTGCGTGGCGGTGGACGGTGGTTTGGCGATGAGCAACCCGACCGGGGCGGCGATCACGCATGTGCTGCATAACAAGCAGGAGTTTCCCTTTGTGAGAGGGGTGGAGGACCTGCTTGTTCTTTCCCTTGGAACTGGGCAGCTCATGGATGTCAAGTTTGACTATGAACACGTGGCGCGATGGAAGGCCAAGGATTGGGCCCGGCCAATGGCCCGCATCTCCGGCGACGCGTCTGGGGACCTTGTTGACCAGGCCGTCGCCATGGCCTTCGGTCATTCCCGGAGCACCAACTATGTTCGCATTCAG GCGAATGGGTCGAGTATGGGGCGATGCGGACCCAATGTAGATACAGATTCCAGTCCCGACAATGTGAGGATGCTGATGGGAATAGCTGAGGGGATGTTGAAGCAGGAGAATGTCGAGTCGGTGCTGTTCGGAGGGAAGAAGATTGGTGAGCATAGCAATTTCGATAAACTCGACTGGTTCGCCGGAGAGCTTGTTCAGGAACATCAGAGGAGGAGCTGCAGAATAGCACCCACTGTTGCTTTCAAGCAAGCCACCCCAAAATGTAAAAACA TGGAAAACTGA
- the LOC130717172 gene encoding patatin-like protein 6 isoform X2 — protein sequence MDCNNLMEMQEPSIETDKLSYEIFSILESKFLFGYDEQKLWFPKQIPTAAAIETQQIPSIAGDGVSAVKNQRGKICILAIDGGGMRGILAGKALAYLETALKKKSGDQDARIADYFDVAAGAGVGGIFTSMLFATKDQQKPIFAAEDTWRFLAEQGRKFYPSGGGNRGFFKRLFGGGSGSSGSATAGLEKTVKEAFTAEDGRSLTLRDTLKPVLIPCYDLSSTAPFLFSRADALESESFDFRLWEVCRATSAEPGVFEPVQMRSVDGQTGCVAVDGGLAMSNPTGAAITHVLHNKQEFPFVRGVEDLLVLSLGTGQLMDVKFDYEHVARWKAKDWARPMARISGDASGDLVDQAVAMAFGHSRSTNYVRIQANGSSMGRCGPNVDTDSSPDNVRMLMGIAEGMLKQENVESVLFGGKKIGEHSNFDKLDWFAGELVQEHQRRSCRIAPTVAFKQATPKLEN from the exons atgGATTGTAATAATCTCATGGAAATGCAGGAACCGAGCATTGAAACTGATAAGCTCAGCTATGAAATCTTCTCCATTCTTGAGAGCAAGTTTTTGTTTGGTTACGACGAGCAGAAGCTCTGGTTTCCGAAGCAAAtacccaccgccgccgccattGAGACACAGCAGATTCCGAGCATCGCCGGTGATGGAGTCTCCGCTGTTAAGAATCAGAGGGGGAAGATATGTATACTGGCTATCGACGGCGGTGGCATGCGGGGGATCCTCGCCGGGAAAGCTCTGGCCTACCTGGAGACCGCGCTGAAGAAGAAATCCGGCGACCAGGACGCGAGAATCGCTGATTACTTCGACGTCGCCGCCGGGGCTGGTGTTGGTGGGATATTCACCTCGATGCTCTTCGCCACCAAGGACCAGCAGAAACCGATTTTCGCCGCGGAGGATACATGGCGGTTTCTGGCGGAGCAGGGGAGGAAATTCTACCCCAGCGGCGGAGGCAACCGCGGGTTTTTCAAGAGACTGTTTGGCGGAGGGTCTGGGTCGTCAGGGAGCGCGACGGCGGGTTTGGAGAAGACGGTTAAGGAAGCGTTCACGGCGGAGGATGGGCGGAGCTTGACGTTGAGGGACACGCTGAAACCGGTGCTGATTCCTTGCTATGATTTGTCCAGTACGGCGCCGTTTTTGTTCTCACGTGCGGACGCTTTGGAATCGGAGAGCTTTGATTTCCGGTTGTGGGAGGTTTGCCGGGCCACGTCGGCGGAACCAGGTGTTTTTGAGCCGGTTCAGATGCGGTCAGTGGATGGTCAGACCGGGTGCGTGGCGGTGGACGGTGGTTTGGCGATGAGCAACCCGACCGGGGCGGCGATCACGCATGTGCTGCATAACAAGCAGGAGTTTCCCTTTGTGAGAGGGGTGGAGGACCTGCTTGTTCTTTCCCTTGGAACTGGGCAGCTCATGGATGTCAAGTTTGACTATGAACACGTGGCGCGATGGAAGGCCAAGGATTGGGCCCGGCCAATGGCCCGCATCTCCGGCGACGCGTCTGGGGACCTTGTTGACCAGGCCGTCGCCATGGCCTTCGGTCATTCCCGGAGCACCAACTATGTTCGCATTCAG GCGAATGGGTCGAGTATGGGGCGATGCGGACCCAATGTAGATACAGATTCCAGTCCCGACAATGTGAGGATGCTGATGGGAATAGCTGAGGGGATGTTGAAGCAGGAGAATGTCGAGTCGGTGCTGTTCGGAGGGAAGAAGATTGGTGAGCATAGCAATTTCGATAAACTCGACTGGTTCGCCGGAGAGCTTGTTCAGGAACATCAGAGGAGGAGCTGCAGAATAGCACCCACTGTTGCTTTCAAGCAAGCCACCCCAAAAT TGGAAAACTGA